Proteins encoded in a region of the Puniceibacterium sp. IMCC21224 genome:
- a CDS encoding ABC transporter ATP-binding protein, whose amino-acid sequence MPSGAHEAQVVLRLDGITKRFGALTANDAISFALNQGEVIALLGENGAGKTTLMNILFGQYTADEGSVEVFGTPLPPGNPRAALAAGVGMVHQQFTLAENLTVLDNILLGTRPLWHLGLGLGTARQKVADLSRDYGLAVDPQARVADLTVGERQRVEILKALYRDARILILDEPTAVLTPQETDALFATMRKAVALGLSVIFISHKLHEVSAMSDRVIVLRQGKVVAEAQTADLDRAQMAALMVGTEVAAPAVRPCEPGSALMRLDTVTTPDHGSAPGLKSVSLDLRAGQIIGLAGVSGNGQQALADLLGGLITPTAGQLLLGGAAVAGWSPRTAVRAGLARIPEDRHKTGTIADMDLTENALLELYDQPPYSRLGWMNRGAAREFTRRIIDTYDVRCPGPETRIRLLSGGNMQKLILGRVLETAPRVVLANQPVRGLDIGALTYVHEQLLAARDRGAAVVLISEDLDEIMALSDVIHVISQGRLSPGFARGSKTPAELGVWMAGHGFEGQTDAA is encoded by the coding sequence ATGCCGTCGGGGGCACACGAGGCGCAGGTCGTCCTGCGTCTTGACGGCATTACCAAGCGTTTCGGTGCGCTGACAGCCAATGATGCGATCAGCTTTGCCCTGAATCAGGGTGAAGTGATCGCGCTGTTGGGCGAAAATGGTGCTGGCAAGACCACGCTGATGAATATTCTCTTTGGCCAGTACACGGCGGATGAAGGTTCGGTCGAGGTATTTGGCACGCCCCTGCCCCCGGGTAATCCGCGTGCCGCGCTGGCCGCCGGTGTCGGCATGGTGCATCAGCAATTTACGCTGGCCGAAAACCTGACGGTACTGGACAATATCCTGCTTGGCACGCGGCCGCTGTGGCATCTGGGGCTGGGCTTGGGCACCGCCCGCCAAAAGGTGGCCGACCTGTCACGTGACTATGGTCTTGCCGTTGATCCACAGGCGCGGGTTGCGGATCTGACCGTCGGCGAACGCCAGCGGGTCGAGATCCTCAAGGCGCTCTACCGCGACGCACGTATCCTCATTCTGGACGAACCAACCGCCGTACTGACCCCGCAGGAAACCGACGCGCTCTTCGCCACAATGCGCAAGGCGGTGGCGCTGGGGCTGTCGGTGATCTTTATCTCGCACAAGCTGCACGAGGTCAGCGCCATGTCCGACCGCGTCATCGTCCTGCGGCAGGGCAAGGTCGTAGCCGAGGCACAGACCGCCGATCTGGACCGCGCACAGATGGCCGCGCTGATGGTCGGAACCGAGGTGGCCGCCCCCGCCGTGCGCCCCTGCGAACCGGGGTCCGCGTTGATGCGACTTGATACCGTGACAACGCCGGATCATGGCAGCGCGCCGGGGCTAAAATCTGTCAGCCTTGATCTGCGGGCCGGGCAGATCATCGGGCTGGCCGGGGTGTCGGGCAATGGCCAGCAGGCGCTGGCCGATCTGCTGGGCGGGCTGATCACCCCGACGGCGGGTCAGTTGCTGTTGGGGGGCGCTGCCGTGGCCGGATGGTCACCGCGTACTGCGGTGCGGGCGGGTCTGGCGCGCATTCCCGAAGACCGGCACAAGACCGGCACCATCGCCGACATGGACCTGACGGAAAACGCGCTGCTCGAACTGTATGATCAGCCGCCCTACAGCCGTCTGGGCTGGATGAACCGGGGGGCCGCGCGGGAATTCACCCGGCGCATCATCGACACCTATGACGTGCGCTGTCCAGGGCCAGAGACGCGCATCCGCCTGCTGTCTGGCGGCAACATGCAGAAATTGATTCTGGGCCGCGTTCTGGAAACCGCGCCCCGGGTTGTCTTGGCCAACCAGCCGGTGCGCGGGCTGGATATCGGGGCGCTGACCTATGTGCACGAACAACTGCTGGCCGCACGGGACCGCGGCGCCGCCGTGGTGCTGATTTCCGAGGATCTGGACGAGATCATGGCCCTGTCCGATGTGATCCACGTCATCTCTCAGGGGCGGCTGTCGCCGGGGTTTGCACGCGGCTCAAAAACACCCGCTGAACTGGGCGTCTGGATGGCGGGTCACGGATTTGAAGGGCAGACGGATGCGGCTTGA
- a CDS encoding BMP family protein, which produces MTRQTSALTRRRLLGTSAALGLASLLPVRAMAQDTIKVAGIYTVPVEQQWVSRIHVAATVAQDRGDIAYVYSENTSNTDYPRVMREYAEQGYQLIVGEVFGAEQEAREVAADYPDVAFLMGSSFKEDPALPNFAVFDNYIQDAAYLSGIIAGAMTESGNIGMVGGFPIPEVNRLMNAFMAGAVESKPGISFQVSFIGSWFDPPKAKETAFAMLEGGADLLYAERFGVSDAAQERGVLAIGNVIDTQSDYPDTVVASAIWHFEPTLDAAIAAIKAGSFAAADYGIYSFMKEGGCSLAPLGTFDGKVPEAALTLVAERTAAIKDGSLVVEINDEEPKSS; this is translated from the coding sequence ATGACAAGACAAACTTCTGCGCTCACGCGTCGGCGTCTGCTGGGCACATCTGCCGCACTGGGGCTGGCCAGCCTGCTGCCGGTCCGCGCCATGGCACAGGACACAATCAAGGTCGCCGGCATCTACACCGTACCGGTCGAACAGCAATGGGTCAGCCGCATCCACGTCGCCGCCACGGTCGCACAGGACCGGGGTGACATCGCCTATGTCTATTCCGAAAACACCTCGAACACCGACTACCCGCGCGTGATGCGTGAATATGCCGAACAGGGCTATCAGCTGATCGTCGGCGAAGTCTTTGGCGCCGAACAAGAGGCGCGCGAAGTCGCTGCCGATTATCCGGATGTGGCGTTCCTCATGGGCTCCAGCTTCAAAGAGGACCCGGCCCTGCCGAACTTTGCGGTCTTTGACAACTACATTCAGGACGCGGCCTATCTGTCGGGCATCATCGCTGGTGCCATGACGGAAAGCGGCAATATTGGTATGGTCGGCGGCTTTCCGATCCCCGAGGTGAACCGCCTGATGAACGCCTTTATGGCCGGTGCGGTGGAAAGCAAGCCGGGTATCAGCTTTCAGGTCAGCTTTATCGGCAGCTGGTTCGATCCGCCCAAAGCCAAGGAAACCGCGTTCGCCATGCTCGAAGGCGGCGCGGACCTGCTGTACGCCGAACGCTTTGGCGTATCGGATGCGGCGCAGGAGCGCGGCGTGCTGGCCATTGGCAATGTCATCGACACCCAGTCCGATTACCCCGACACGGTTGTCGCGTCGGCGATCTGGCACTTTGAACCGACGCTGGATGCCGCGATTGCCGCCATCAAGGCGGGCAGCTTTGCAGCCGCTGACTACGGCATCTATTCCTTCATGAAGGAAGGCGGCTGTTCTCTGGCCCCGCTCGGCACGTTCGACGGCAAAGTGCCCGAGGCGGCGCTGACGCTGGTCGCGGAACGCACGGCAGCGATCAAGGACGGCAGCTTGGTTGTTGAGATCAACGACGAAGAGCCAAAGTCGTCCTGA